The proteins below are encoded in one region of Sulfolobus sp. A20:
- a CDS encoding amylo-alpha-1,6-glucosidase — protein MFTVEQCEEREWIIPTRTGGYSSSTPCGINARTYHGYLIVPLNPPHLRYLVLSKFEDFIILNNEEYPLTTNHYLPDTYYPQGYKYLEKFEKGRKSVTWVYNFGYSEVKKTLLVHKGYDAITVKYTVTKGKIKICPFITFRSHHLARKSPNTFFTYDTTPSNHIHIYLEGKKILNFEIEGKYELLNTNFWYYNFLYKKDQELGNNHVEDLYNPFCIISLSNSITVNAYIGQPPKFHAITDETSEDSHDILALLSDAGKDFVIKSKDGWHIIAGYHWFDEWGRDTFVSLEGLLLLDKLYEIAENIILRYLELMDKGMLPNHFISYNSEPVYKGVDISLLAVNAIYKTYIYSKDKTFLQKVYPKVLEIIDWYSKGNGIVYNVDGLIFHRGAPRTWMDASYDTVIVTPREGAAVEINALWYNAIKIAEFFSRELDERADDLSEKAEKIKKSFIEKFKADKGLYDYIDWDFKPNLSIRPNQIFAISLPFPVINENDSYFKEILSLIENKLLRPYGLSTLARDDPNYIPVYKGDRWSRDRAYHNGPIWPWLLGQYIDAKVRVEKNPIEIKLLFEQFRPLINYALDNQGFIPEIFEDIPPYRPRGCIAQAWSNAEVYKMLVKIANI, from the coding sequence ATGTTTACAGTAGAACAGTGCGAGGAGAGAGAGTGGATAATACCTACTAGAACTGGTGGTTATTCTTCATCTACTCCATGTGGAATTAATGCTAGGACTTATCATGGGTATCTAATAGTGCCATTGAATCCTCCGCATTTAAGGTATTTAGTCTTATCTAAGTTTGAAGATTTTATAATATTAAATAATGAAGAGTACCCTCTCACTACTAACCATTACCTACCTGATACTTATTATCCCCAAGGATATAAATATCTTGAAAAATTTGAAAAAGGACGTAAAAGTGTAACTTGGGTATATAACTTTGGTTACTCTGAAGTTAAGAAGACACTTTTAGTTCACAAAGGCTATGATGCAATAACAGTCAAATACACGGTAACGAAAGGAAAGATCAAAATATGTCCATTTATAACATTCAGAAGTCATCACTTAGCTAGGAAATCACCTAATACCTTCTTCACTTATGATACGACTCCTTCTAATCATATACATATATACCTTGAAGGGAAGAAGATATTAAACTTTGAAATAGAAGGAAAATACGAATTATTAAATACAAACTTTTGGTACTATAATTTTCTTTATAAGAAAGATCAAGAGTTAGGAAATAATCATGTAGAAGACCTCTATAATCCATTTTGTATTATTTCTCTATCTAATTCTATTACCGTTAACGCATATATAGGTCAACCCCCTAAGTTTCATGCTATAACTGATGAAACCTCTGAGGATTCTCATGATATCCTAGCTCTTCTATCAGACGCAGGAAAAGATTTCGTAATAAAGAGCAAAGACGGTTGGCATATAATAGCAGGTTATCATTGGTTTGATGAGTGGGGCAGGGATACTTTCGTATCTTTAGAGGGCTTACTACTACTCGATAAACTATATGAGATAGCAGAGAACATCATACTTCGTTATCTAGAATTAATGGATAAGGGAATGTTACCTAATCACTTCATCAGTTATAACAGTGAACCAGTGTATAAAGGAGTTGATATATCTCTCTTAGCGGTAAACGCAATATATAAAACTTATATATACTCCAAAGATAAGACCTTCCTTCAGAAGGTTTATCCTAAGGTTCTAGAGATAATAGATTGGTATAGTAAAGGTAATGGAATAGTTTATAACGTAGATGGTTTGATTTTCCATAGAGGTGCCCCTAGAACATGGATGGATGCTTCATATGATACCGTAATAGTAACTCCTAGGGAGGGGGCTGCTGTAGAGATTAACGCGCTTTGGTATAATGCTATAAAGATAGCTGAATTCTTCTCGAGGGAACTAGATGAAAGAGCAGATGATTTAAGCGAGAAAGCGGAGAAAATAAAGAAATCATTCATAGAGAAATTCAAAGCAGATAAAGGTCTTTATGACTATATAGACTGGGACTTTAAACCCAACTTGAGTATAAGACCTAATCAAATATTTGCAATATCCTTACCGTTTCCAGTAATAAATGAAAATGATAGCTACTTTAAAGAAATATTATCACTGATAGAAAATAAATTATTAAGGCCGTATGGGTTAAGTACTTTAGCTAGGGATGACCCAAATTACATTCCAGTTTATAAGGGGGATAGATGGAGTAGGGATAGAGCATATCATAATGGACCCATATGGCCTTGGCTTTTAGGGCAATACATTGATGCTAAAGTTAGAGTTGAAAAAAATCCCATAGAAATTAAGTTATTATTTGAGCAATTTAGACCACTGATTAATTATGCATTAGATAATCAAGGTTTTATACCAGAGATTTTTGAAGACATACCCCCTTATAGGCCAAGAGGTTGTATAGCTCAAGCTTGGAGTAACGCCGAAGTTTACAAGATGTTAGTTAAGATAGCTAATATTTAA
- a CDS encoding MFS transporter, with translation MKYKILTLTSISHFINDGNSWFLPVSFTFLIEYLGVSKFLVGILGGIFFGISALTSPLVTRIVDKTNSYSKAMGLGILLWGIGLILFGYSISLDSLPFIIFSVAVTGLASTFYHPLGAAMLSVTYKGNAGIALGINGSMGSVGRALYPTLTLVIFALLHKNMFLDSVVLGIVSILASIPSLVINVNLEGKKGEDTLTPTQTKAPMMAITLLTISAFLRSVFTQGISQFLPTLLVENFNYTYTANLGEAISIALSAAIIGQPILGLLSDKVGRRLIYGISTAGAVIAFILFLRFPNIALLSIFGLFTFSSFPLMLSLVGDFVPRNSTGFANSLVWGLGVTGGGVIGPIIVGSLSQITSLIYATEITSLIGIFSAVIIPLIPKPPRRGKVPLFG, from the coding sequence ATGAAATACAAGATACTCACATTAACTTCAATATCTCACTTCATAAACGATGGCAACTCTTGGTTCTTGCCAGTATCATTCACTTTTTTGATAGAGTACTTAGGCGTTTCAAAGTTTTTAGTAGGGATATTAGGAGGAATATTCTTCGGTATATCAGCATTAACATCACCATTAGTTACTAGAATAGTTGACAAGACAAACTCTTACTCTAAAGCTATGGGGCTAGGAATATTGTTGTGGGGTATAGGGTTAATTCTGTTTGGTTATTCTATTAGTTTAGATTCCTTACCATTCATAATATTTTCCGTAGCTGTTACCGGTTTAGCCTCTACCTTCTATCATCCTTTAGGTGCAGCAATGTTGTCAGTAACATATAAGGGAAATGCAGGTATCGCTTTAGGGATTAATGGATCGATGGGTAGCGTAGGAAGAGCATTATACCCTACATTAACACTAGTGATTTTTGCCTTACTTCATAAAAACATGTTCTTAGACTCTGTAGTCTTAGGTATAGTTTCAATATTAGCTTCAATTCCCTCTCTGGTAATAAATGTCAATTTAGAAGGCAAGAAAGGGGAAGACACACTAACTCCTACCCAAACTAAGGCTCCAATGATGGCTATAACACTTCTAACAATTTCAGCGTTTCTAAGGAGCGTATTTACACAAGGCATCTCACAATTCCTGCCTACGTTACTGGTTGAAAACTTTAATTATACTTATACAGCAAATTTAGGGGAAGCAATAAGTATAGCGTTATCAGCTGCAATTATAGGACAACCAATATTAGGCTTATTATCTGATAAGGTGGGAAGGAGGCTAATCTACGGCATTTCAACTGCAGGTGCGGTAATAGCTTTTATACTGTTCTTAAGGTTCCCCAATATAGCGTTGCTATCGATTTTTGGTCTTTTCACCTTCAGCTCTTTCCCATTAATGCTCTCGTTAGTAGGAGATTTCGTGCCAAGGAACTCAACTGGTTTTGCCAATTCATTGGTCTGGGGTTTAGGAGTTACAGGTGGAGGCGTAATAGGACCTATAATTGTAGGTTCCTTATCCCAAATAACTAGCCTAATCTATGCTACTGAAATTACTAGCTTGATCGGAATATTTTCAGCTGTAATCATCCCACTTATACCAAAACCCCCGAGGAGAGGTAAAGTTCCTCTGTTTGGATAA
- the nadC gene encoding carboxylating nicotinate-nucleotide diphosphorylase, whose translation MIEQVYIKRLLEYLEEDVLPEDITSSALEGIKAKGVVRVKERGVLAGNRFIVPFLNFLGFNVLNYKKDGEEIYSNQIVLEFSGDADKLLSIERLALNILSRLSGIATITNVMVKKAREVNPNVRIAGTRKTTPGFRIFEKYAIQVGGGDPHRYNLNDAVLIKDNHITLYGNLEELIQKIKRSVSFTKKIEVEVSSFENAIKAYKAGADAILLDNMKPYEIIPIVNELKGKVILEASGGINLDNIVDYAKSGVDVISSGYITHSYKSIDLSLDVERIWGKS comes from the coding sequence ATGATTGAGCAGGTATATATTAAAAGACTTTTAGAATATTTAGAAGAGGATGTATTACCAGAAGACATAACTTCGTCAGCCTTAGAGGGAATAAAGGCTAAAGGTGTTGTGAGAGTTAAGGAAAGGGGAGTTTTGGCAGGAAATAGGTTCATAGTACCTTTCCTTAATTTTTTAGGATTTAACGTATTAAATTACAAGAAAGATGGCGAAGAGATCTATAGCAATCAAATAGTCTTAGAATTTTCTGGAGACGCTGATAAATTGTTGAGCATTGAAAGGTTAGCATTAAATATTCTGAGTAGACTTTCTGGCATAGCAACTATAACTAATGTGATGGTTAAAAAGGCTAGAGAAGTGAATCCTAACGTTAGAATTGCTGGAACTAGAAAGACTACACCAGGATTTAGGATATTTGAGAAATATGCTATTCAAGTTGGAGGAGGAGATCCTCATAGATATAATTTGAATGATGCTGTTTTAATAAAGGATAATCATATTACGCTTTACGGGAATCTTGAAGAACTTATACAGAAAATAAAGAGAAGTGTAAGTTTTACAAAGAAGATCGAGGTTGAAGTTTCATCATTTGAAAACGCAATCAAGGCTTATAAAGCTGGCGCTGATGCTATTCTTTTAGACAATATGAAACCTTATGAGATAATTCCCATTGTTAATGAACTTAAAGGTAAAGTAATTTTAGAAGCGTCTGGAGGAATTAATTTGGATAATATAGTAGATTACGCCAAGAGTGGAGTTGATGTAATTTCTAGCGGTTATATCACGCATAGTTACAAATCAATTGACTTATCTTTGGATGTTGAAAGGATTTGGGGAAAATCTTAA
- the nadA gene encoding quinolinate synthase NadA: MARLEELINKIKILKKEKNAIILGHNYMDYSVQLVSDFTGDSYDLAKKAMNTNASIIVFAGVYFMAEQAAALNPDKLVLSPDLNAGCSLSDSLDVKTLEKYKKEYPDAPVVLYINTSIYAKALADYIVTSSTAIKVVKKLNADKIIFGPDANLAKYVKTKTGKNLIIVPPNGRCIVHANYTRQLVELARKKYPNALLIAHPESPLEILQAADFVGSTNQMIEFAKNSSNKEFIVATEIGMINALQLQVPDKKFYPIVTTEACACARCPYMAMITIDKIKRSLEEEIYPVRVPSDIAEKAKQAFERTIKLIERY, encoded by the coding sequence ATGGCTAGGTTAGAAGAATTAATAAATAAGATTAAAATATTAAAAAAAGAAAAGAACGCAATAATATTAGGTCACAATTATATGGACTACTCAGTACAATTAGTCTCAGACTTCACTGGGGACTCTTACGACTTAGCTAAAAAGGCTATGAATACAAATGCAAGCATAATAGTATTTGCTGGCGTTTATTTTATGGCGGAACAAGCTGCAGCATTGAATCCGGACAAACTAGTACTATCTCCAGATCTTAATGCAGGCTGTTCCTTATCAGACTCATTAGATGTAAAGACATTAGAAAAATATAAAAAGGAATATCCAGATGCTCCCGTCGTACTATACATTAACACTAGCATATATGCTAAAGCCCTAGCTGATTATATCGTAACCTCATCAACTGCAATAAAAGTAGTAAAGAAGCTTAACGCAGATAAAATAATCTTTGGTCCAGACGCTAACTTAGCTAAATACGTAAAAACTAAGACTGGCAAAAACTTAATAATAGTTCCACCAAACGGCAGATGCATAGTTCACGCAAATTACACAAGACAATTAGTAGAATTGGCTAGAAAGAAGTATCCTAACGCGTTGTTAATCGCACATCCAGAGTCCCCGTTAGAGATTTTACAAGCAGCAGATTTTGTAGGCTCTACTAATCAAATGATTGAGTTTGCAAAGAATAGTTCAAATAAGGAGTTCATAGTTGCCACAGAAATAGGCATGATAAACGCTTTACAACTACAAGTGCCGGACAAAAAATTCTATCCAATAGTTACTACTGAAGCATGTGCATGTGCTAGATGTCCTTATATGGCTATGATAACTATTGATAAGATAAAGAGATCATTAGAGGAAGAAATATATCCAGTTAGAGTCCCGTCTGATATTGCTGAGAAAGCAAAACAAGCTTTTGAGAGGACTATTAAGTTAATTGAAAGATATTAA
- a CDS encoding PadR family transcriptional regulator, protein MRKRTERILRGVITLYILKSLNDGPKNGYELEKIINSKLNYELPDGSIYVLLKYMARKQLIKYEELKNSKGQTVKRYYITDKGISFLKSHEKPLMAVRNVIDELIETINKLNG, encoded by the coding sequence ATGCGAAAAAGAACTGAGCGTATATTAAGGGGAGTAATAACGTTGTATATCTTAAAGTCATTAAACGATGGACCTAAAAATGGTTATGAATTGGAAAAAATTATAAATAGTAAGTTAAATTATGAATTACCAGATGGATCTATATATGTATTGCTAAAGTATATGGCAAGAAAACAGTTAATAAAATATGAGGAGTTAAAAAATAGCAAAGGACAGACTGTAAAGAGATATTACATAACAGACAAGGGTATAAGTTTTCTCAAATCTCATGAAAAACCATTAATGGCTGTTAGAAACGTAATAGATGAACTGATAGAAACTATTAACAAGTTAAATGGATGA
- a CDS encoding alkaline phosphatase family protein — protein MESGKARKLRGLFFLLLIPIFISVITSLPTTSSNMITQTPIKHVVIIILENHAFDSIFGTYPFGYPPIVNNITLSLMRPVNYIYNLSLLQLLQQTKGNITWISFPYKGEILHPYYANTTVLIDPVEGNNNYFTDWNYGKMDGFINGSGTQSLAYISYQQAPVLWDYAEQYVLFDNYFSPELSVTVPNRVAYITGFPTFVNNDSPQFNELPLNETIVYQLSQYNISWGWYEYGYSPDFQILSPDLYLGYNNTAPLPLSLFKGANELNDHYFDLTSFIQQAKEGKLPSVSFVMFTGPAGYDTHIPGYDMHPPYNTTLAMLALTTVINSIMEGPNWNSTAIFITFDEGGGYFDQVPPPIVNGLAQFDTLPQMPNYFILGQRIPLIVISPYAKEGFIDNYTSSGYSILAFIDYNWRLPYLNPIVNEFGPKAILEAFNFSQTPRKPIILTPENWSYPLQLQYPVHYGYIATINNNYTAYQMLYKLMDKGNYSPPLFFKVANAETPKGSYSTDNLMIIIIVIFVVILFSVYLVMKKR, from the coding sequence ATGGAAAGTGGAAAAGCTAGAAAACTCCGTGGACTATTTTTCTTACTTCTAATACCCATTTTTATTTCAGTTATAACTAGTCTTCCCACAACGTCCTCTAATATGATAACACAGACTCCAATAAAACATGTAGTAATAATAATTCTGGAAAACCACGCCTTTGACAGCATATTTGGAACTTATCCTTTTGGATACCCTCCAATAGTGAACAATATAACCTTGTCCCTCATGAGACCCGTAAATTACATCTATAATCTATCCTTACTTCAACTTCTTCAACAAACTAAGGGTAATATAACCTGGATTTCCTTCCCATATAAAGGCGAAATCCTTCATCCATATTACGCTAATACCACCGTTCTCATAGATCCAGTTGAAGGTAACAACAATTACTTCACCGATTGGAATTACGGAAAAATGGATGGCTTCATTAACGGGTCTGGTACACAATCATTAGCATACATCTCTTATCAACAAGCGCCAGTTTTATGGGATTACGCTGAACAATACGTATTATTTGACAATTACTTTAGCCCAGAATTATCAGTAACAGTACCTAATAGAGTAGCTTACATTACCGGATTCCCAACATTTGTGAATAACGACTCGCCACAGTTCAATGAACTACCGTTAAACGAAACAATAGTATACCAACTGTCGCAGTACAACATTAGCTGGGGATGGTATGAGTATGGATACTCCCCAGACTTTCAAATACTCAGTCCAGATCTATATTTAGGTTATAACAATACAGCACCCCTACCACTAAGCTTATTTAAGGGAGCAAACGAGCTTAACGATCATTATTTTGATTTAACGTCTTTTATACAACAAGCTAAGGAGGGCAAATTACCATCTGTCTCATTTGTGATGTTTACCGGACCAGCTGGATACGATACTCATATACCAGGCTACGACATGCATCCACCATATAATACTACCTTAGCTATGTTAGCTTTAACTACGGTAATAAATTCTATAATGGAAGGACCTAATTGGAATTCGACGGCAATCTTCATAACCTTCGATGAAGGCGGAGGTTATTTTGATCAAGTCCCGCCTCCTATAGTTAATGGTTTAGCACAATTTGATACTCTACCCCAAATGCCTAATTACTTCATATTAGGGCAAAGAATACCATTAATAGTAATATCCCCATATGCCAAAGAAGGGTTCATAGACAATTATACATCCTCTGGCTACTCCATTCTAGCCTTCATAGACTATAACTGGCGATTGCCATATCTAAACCCTATCGTGAATGAGTTTGGTCCAAAAGCGATACTTGAAGCGTTTAATTTCTCTCAAACGCCAAGAAAACCAATAATATTAACTCCAGAGAACTGGAGTTATCCTCTACAATTGCAATATCCAGTACATTACGGGTACATAGCAACTATAAATAATAACTACACAGCGTATCAAATGTTGTACAAGTTAATGGATAAAGGAAACTATAGCCCTCCACTCTTCTTTAAAGTTGCAAACGCTGAAACACCTAAAGGTAGTTATTCTACCGATAATTTAATGATAATAATTATAGTGATCTTCGTAGTAATCCTATTTAGCGTGTATTTAGTAATGAAGAAAAGATAA
- a CDS encoding DUF302 domain-containing protein translates to MLSYKVCNGTFDDCVKKVKEVISKLGLEIFGIVDHANNARRVGLNLDPTVVIYFGNPRVGTLLMQINREIAYELPLRILVWESNGVNYVGYKKPSRIAEEYGLSNNEIALKIDAVMENIISSI, encoded by the coding sequence ATGTTATCTTATAAGGTTTGTAATGGTACTTTTGATGATTGTGTAAAGAAAGTTAAAGAGGTTATTTCCAAGCTAGGATTGGAGATATTTGGTATAGTTGATCACGCTAATAACGCTAGGAGAGTAGGTCTTAATTTAGATCCGACAGTTGTAATATATTTCGGTAATCCTAGAGTAGGAACATTGTTAATGCAAATTAATAGAGAAATCGCATATGAATTACCATTAAGGATACTTGTTTGGGAAAGTAATGGTGTTAATTACGTGGGCTATAAGAAACCTAGCCGAATTGCTGAAGAGTACGGTTTATCTAATAACGAAATCGCTCTTAAAATAGATGCTGTAATGGAGAATATTATTTCATCCATTTAA
- the nadB gene encoding L-aspartate oxidase: MIYIFGTGIAGLSAGISLKRSGYNVTIISKKIDGGSTYWAKGGIAVSLGENDSPEIHAKDTILVGDGMCDIKAVNYVTTEVRHAVRTLKDWGFNFDEDLRLEGGHSRRRVIHKTDETGREIFSFLHNLAIKDKINIVEDRLLALKVMDGVVRGFVTEKRGSVDLYDDSKVILATGGYAYLFTYTSNPATSVGDGIAIGFRAGALVSDMEFIQFHPTVTVNHFLLTETLRGEGAIIYNDKGQRFAFNYHEKGELAPRDVLARAIYNEYLMGNKVFMDLSKIRDLEYKFPAVIKFLRENNIDKSKVPVFPGAHFTIGGLRVNIRGETNIKNLYAIGEVSDSGLHGANRLASNSLAEGLVFGINMPRYIDKWEGNNEISDGEVYYVRLIKSGKSLGLDEIRKINWEYLGVFRDGEGLKKALEIYEAIDNSSITQEANASLVSLLSVKAALLREESRGSHYRTDFPKRRDIWRRRIYFKVKDND, translated from the coding sequence ATGATCTACATTTTCGGAACTGGGATTGCGGGTTTGTCTGCGGGAATAAGTTTGAAGAGAAGTGGCTATAACGTTACGATAATTTCTAAGAAGATAGATGGGGGATCAACTTATTGGGCTAAGGGAGGGATAGCTGTGAGTTTAGGTGAAAACGATTCTCCAGAAATTCACGCTAAGGATACTATACTTGTAGGGGATGGAATGTGTGACATTAAGGCAGTAAATTACGTTACTACTGAGGTTCGTCACGCTGTAAGAACCTTAAAGGATTGGGGGTTTAATTTTGACGAAGATTTAAGGTTAGAAGGAGGTCATTCTAGGAGGAGAGTGATTCATAAAACTGATGAGACCGGTAGGGAGATTTTCAGCTTTTTACATAATTTGGCAATTAAGGATAAGATTAATATTGTAGAAGATAGGCTGTTAGCCCTAAAGGTTATGGATGGGGTTGTGAGGGGTTTTGTCACTGAGAAGAGGGGTTCTGTTGACCTTTATGATGATTCTAAGGTTATTCTAGCTACTGGAGGTTATGCGTACTTATTCACGTATACTTCTAATCCGGCAACTAGTGTGGGAGATGGTATAGCAATTGGCTTTAGAGCTGGGGCGTTGGTTTCGGACATGGAGTTTATCCAGTTTCATCCTACAGTTACTGTGAATCATTTCCTATTGACTGAAACGCTTAGAGGTGAGGGAGCAATTATATATAACGATAAGGGGCAGAGATTTGCTTTTAACTACCACGAGAAGGGTGAGCTAGCCCCTAGGGATGTTTTGGCTAGGGCTATATACAACGAGTATTTAATGGGAAATAAGGTTTTCATGGATTTATCAAAGATAAGGGATCTAGAGTATAAATTCCCTGCAGTTATTAAGTTTTTGAGAGAGAATAATATAGATAAGAGTAAAGTCCCCGTCTTTCCTGGAGCGCATTTCACAATTGGTGGTTTGAGGGTAAATATTAGAGGTGAGACCAATATTAAGAATTTGTATGCGATAGGTGAAGTTTCAGATAGTGGTCTTCATGGAGCAAATAGGTTAGCTAGTAATTCTTTAGCTGAGGGACTAGTTTTTGGGATCAATATGCCTAGATACATTGATAAATGGGAGGGTAATAATGAAATTAGTGATGGTGAAGTATATTATGTTAGATTGATTAAAAGTGGGAAGAGTTTGGGATTAGATGAGATAAGAAAAATTAATTGGGAATATTTGGGAGTGTTCAGAGATGGGGAAGGGTTGAAGAAGGCTTTAGAAATATATGAGGCAATAGATAATTCTTCGATTACTCAAGAGGCTAATGCAAGTTTAGTTTCATTGTTAAGTGTTAAAGCTGCTTTGTTGAGAGAAGAGAGTAGGGGAAGTCACTATAGAACGGATTTTCCAAAAAGGAGAGATATCTGGAGAAGAAGAATATACTTTAAGGTGAAAGACAATGATTGA
- a CDS encoding glycoside hydrolase family 15 protein, which translates to MRVSSAGNGRILINFDEKGRIIDLYYPYIGMENQTAGNPIRLAIWHDGKLSLDEEWKTEVSYLDYTNIVEIKHTIDKLNLSITSYNFVDLDEPIFYSIIKILNESNSEKNVKLFFIHDINLYANPFGDTAFYDPYTYSLIHYKSKRYLGFRAFTTTYSFSDYTVGKGDLVSDLYDGYLGKNSIENGDVNSALGIEIKIDPKSFSKIYYVIVADRNLESLRRNMRKINFANVESSFTLTYMFWRNWLRNQRDLHLLDNIRKIYQVSVFTIRNHMDVNGSIIASSDFSFVKLYGDSYQYCWPRDGAISTYALQLAGYKELALRHFNFISDLLSSEGFLYHKYNPNRTLASSWHPWYLRGKGIYPIQEDETALEVWAIGSYYEKYGDIDEIAKLYKKFVKPSLKFMMNFMEEGLPKPSFDLWEERYGVHIYTVSTVYGALIKGSKIAHDMGDEILSEDLVDTANTLKEVTLKKMVYNGRFIRRIDEDGNTDFTIDSSMYSPMFFGMIEPNSPIMKNTIQAIESKLKVNGGIIRYENDMYQRRKSSPNPWIITTLWIAEYFADIGDKNKALEYISWVVNRALPTGFLPEQVDPETFEPTSVTPLVWSHAEFIIAVNKLLE; encoded by the coding sequence ATGAGAGTTTCGTCTGCGGGCAATGGCAGAATCTTAATAAACTTCGATGAAAAAGGAAGGATAATAGACCTCTATTATCCTTACATAGGAATGGAAAATCAAACTGCTGGGAACCCTATTAGGTTAGCTATTTGGCATGATGGTAAACTGTCATTAGATGAGGAGTGGAAGACTGAAGTATCTTACCTAGATTACACGAATATTGTGGAAATTAAGCATACGATTGATAAACTTAACCTATCAATAACATCATACAACTTTGTAGACTTAGATGAACCAATTTTTTATTCAATCATAAAAATCTTAAATGAAAGTAACTCTGAGAAGAACGTTAAATTATTTTTTATTCATGATATAAACCTGTACGCTAACCCATTTGGGGATACTGCATTTTATGATCCTTACACATATTCGTTAATTCATTATAAGTCCAAGAGGTATCTGGGTTTTAGAGCATTCACAACAACCTACTCATTTTCAGACTATACCGTAGGTAAAGGTGACTTAGTTAGTGATCTTTATGATGGTTATTTAGGTAAGAATAGCATTGAAAATGGAGACGTTAACTCTGCTTTAGGGATCGAGATAAAGATAGATCCTAAATCGTTTTCAAAGATATACTATGTTATCGTAGCAGATCGAAACTTAGAGAGCTTAAGACGTAATATGAGGAAGATTAACTTTGCAAACGTGGAATCTTCTTTCACATTAACGTATATGTTTTGGAGAAACTGGCTTAGAAACCAAAGAGACCTCCATTTACTAGATAACATAAGAAAAATTTATCAGGTAAGTGTGTTTACTATTAGGAATCACATGGATGTAAATGGGTCAATAATAGCCTCTTCCGACTTCTCATTTGTTAAGCTTTATGGGGATTCATACCAATATTGTTGGCCCAGGGACGGGGCTATTTCCACATACGCCTTACAGTTAGCTGGTTATAAGGAATTAGCTCTAAGGCACTTCAATTTTATTTCGGATCTGTTAAGTTCAGAAGGATTCTTATACCATAAATATAATCCGAATAGAACGCTAGCTAGTTCATGGCACCCATGGTACTTAAGGGGAAAGGGAATATATCCAATACAAGAGGACGAGACAGCGTTAGAAGTTTGGGCGATAGGAAGCTATTATGAGAAGTATGGAGATATAGACGAGATAGCTAAATTATATAAGAAATTTGTAAAGCCCTCATTAAAATTTATGATGAATTTTATGGAAGAAGGTCTACCTAAACCATCCTTTGACTTATGGGAAGAGCGATATGGCGTTCACATTTATACAGTCTCAACAGTTTATGGAGCTTTGATAAAGGGTTCTAAAATAGCTCACGACATGGGTGATGAAATTTTGAGTGAAGATCTTGTAGATACAGCAAATACGCTAAAGGAGGTAACATTAAAGAAGATGGTTTATAATGGAAGATTTATTAGAAGAATAGATGAGGATGGAAATACAGATTTTACCATAGATTCAAGTATGTACTCTCCAATGTTCTTTGGAATGATAGAACCAAATAGTCCTATCATGAAAAACACTATTCAAGCAATTGAGAGCAAATTAAAGGTAAATGGTGGTATAATTAGGTACGAAAATGATATGTATCAGAGGAGAAAAAGTAGTCCTAATCCATGGATTATTACGACTTTATGGATAGCTGAATATTTTGCTGATATTGGTGATAAAAACAAAGCTCTTGAATATATATCATGGGTGGTAAATAGAGCATTACCTACCGGTTTTCTGCCAGAACAAGTAGATCCAGAAACTTTTGAACCTACTTCAGTGACTCCTTTAGTATGGTCACATGCTGAGTTTATAATAGCAGTTAATAAGCTATTAGAGTAA